From the genome of Salvelinus fontinalis isolate EN_2023a chromosome 20, ASM2944872v1, whole genome shotgun sequence, one region includes:
- the LOC129817112 gene encoding uncharacterized protein LOC129817112, whose product MKYYTITTGKTMDSHIQLMRQLGGVFTEVMSPEQSDVIMAFCPIVSRAGTDIEAALQQIPDGKVVILVVLHHFFNPECTVADSSRLVTRSDVILTVDCLFHESKGGLLNCPRNKAAVGNILNRLNMKPKVIDVVVDIPDLRNRPHTFLGSMSGMVRFFIFVVGNTLGAHVDLTRHLVIRGGCTEVMSQEESDVIMAFCPIVSRAGTDIEAALQQIPAGKPVILVVLHHTFNPDYTVPNSSRLVTRGDVILTVDCLFHESQGLLECHRNEAAVKEILKKLNIHPETDSGSVCMDLLMV is encoded by the exons ATGAAgtactacaccatcaccactggcAAGACTATGGATTCTCATATCCAGTTGATGAGACAACTTGGAGGAGTCTTCACTGAAGTGATGTCACCAGAGCAGAGTGATGTCATCATGGCTTTCTGTCCCATCGTCTCTCGTGCTGGTACTGACATTGAGGCAGCACTGCAGCAGATTCCAG ATGGTAAAGTTGTCATTCTGGTAGTCCTGCATCACTTTTTTAACCCAGAGTGCACTGTAGCTGACAGCAGCAGACTAGTGACCAGAAGTGATGTAATACTCACAGTGGACTGTCTGTTCCATGAGAGTAAGGGAGGACTACTGAACTGTCCTCGCAACAAAGCAGCAGTTGGTAACATTCTGAACCGGCTGAACATGAAGCCAAAG GTGATAGATGTTGTCGTGGACATCCCTGATCTCAGAAACAGGCCA CACACGTTTCTTGGAA GCATGTCAGGGATGGTGAGATTCTTCATATTTGTGGTTGGCAATACCTTGGGTGCTCATGTGGATTTGACAAGACATCTCGTCATCAGAGGAGGCTGTACTGAAGTGATGTCACAAGAGGAGAGTGATGTCATCATGGCTTTCTGTCCTATCGTCTCTCGTGCTGGGACTGATATTGAAGCAGCACTGCAGCAGATTCCTG CTGGTAAACCTGTCATTCTGGTAGTACTGCATCACACCTTCAACCCAGACTACACTGTACCTAACAGCAGCAGACTAGTGACCAGAGGTGATGTAATACTCACAGTGGACTGTCTCTTCCATGAGAGCCAGGGACTATTGGAGTGTCATCGCAATGAAGCAGCAGTCAAAGAGATTCTGAAGAAGCTTAATATACATCCTGAG ACTGATTCTGGATCTGTCTGTATGGATCTGCTCATGGTATGA